The nucleotide sequence CACCAGAGTCTCCATCTCCACCATGGCGCCGAAATCCACCCGTTCCGTCCATGCGTCCGCATCGCCCACGAACGCGCGCGCCACCTTGATGATGCCACCATGGGTCACGAGCGCATGCGCCACGCCGCTGCGCCCGATGTCCGCCAGCGCCGCGCCGACCCGTTCGACCACCATCCGCACACTCTCGCCCCCATGGGGCCGGGCGTGAAAAAAATCCGCCGCCCAGGCATCCAGTTCGACCCGTTCGACGGCCTCCCACGACAGCCCTTCCCAGCGGCCGAAATCCATTTCCCGAAGCCTCTCGTCCACCGCCGGAACGAGACCGCGCGCGGCGCCGATCCGCTCCGCCAACCGCGTACAGCGCCGCAACGGGCTGGTCACCAACCGTTCCACCGCCGGCAGGCTCGCCACCACGCGCGCCGCCTCCTGCTCGAACGTCGGCGCCACGTCCACGTCCGTGACGCCGTAACACAGGTTGTCACCGACCGCGGGCCGGGTATGACGAATGAGAATCAGGCGCATGGTTTCGGACAACCCTCCTGCTTTCCAGGCTGTGTCAAGACTCATGAGGCCACTACGTAACGGAACGTCACTCCCGCCAAGCACGCTGTGTCAAGATCCGTGAGGCGACTACGTAACGGAACGTCATTCCCGCGGAACAGCCGGTGTCGAAACTCATGAGGCAACTACGTAAACGGAACGTCATTCCCGCAGAAGCATGCTGTGTCAAAACCCGTGAGGCGACCACGTATCGGAACGTCATTCCCGCGGAAGCGGGAATCCAGGGGTGGGAGGCGGGGCAACGCCGCTGTAGTGCCCCTCCACCGCCCCTGGATTCCCGCTTCCGCGGGAATGACGACTTGGAGGGTTGGCGCCAATTGACGACTTGGGGGGTTGGCGCCAATTGACGGCTTGGGGAATTGGCGCCAATTCTTGCCCGGACGACGTTTTGGCACACCCTGGAATGCGGGAATGACACTTCCGGGTCGTGGGTGCCACATCTTCTCCAGCGGAGTCCGACACACCCTGGAATGCGGAGATGCCGGTCCTTTCGTACGCTACAGAACCGCCACGGCACCGAGATAGTACCCCACCTCGCTGGTCTGTTGCACGGCCCCGAGGCAATCCCCGGTATATCCGCCGAGTTTTCGTTCGTACAACCCGCGCATGACAAGGTGACCGAGCACAAGCCCCGCGAGTGCGGCCAGCATCGCGACCGGCGACGCCAGATGCCACGACGGCGCCACAGCCGCGGCCCCGGTGGCCAGCGCCAGCGCCAGGCCCACGGAAGCCACGCCGTCCGCCACCGGCTTGGCCGCGCCGGCCTCCCTCGCGTACCGGCCCGTCGCAATGGCAATCACGGCCGAGGCGCCGCTCGCGGCGTGGGCCGCCACCAGGAGCCACGGGATCACCACCGCCGGCGCCGCCGCCAGGGCCAGTATCTTGATGGCCAGCAACAGGCCGAGGCCGGACGCGCCGTAGGTGCCGAGGCGGCTGTCACGCATGATCTCCAGCGCCTGCTCGCGCGTGGCGCCGCCGCCAAGCCCGTCGCAGGCGTCGGCGAATCCGTCCTCATGGAACGCGCCGGTGACCCACAGCGACGCTACGGTGGCAAGCACGACCGCCAGGGTGATCGGAAAGACGAGGTGCGCGAGCCAGAATACCGCGCCCGCGACCGCGCCCACCAAGACGCCCACCAGCGGATAGTATCGCACGGCGGCCGCAAGGCGCGCCTCCGTGAAGAGATCGGCCGACGACACCGGAACTCGCGTGAGAAACTGGACCGCCATAAGGAACACCGCCCATTGTTCACGCACCTCGCGCCATCCCCCAGGGAAACACGGACATCCGTTCGTCCTGAACGTAGCGAAGCGAAGTCGAAGGGCGGCCCATCACACCGGACCGCTCACGCCGGCGCTTTCGAAGCTCGCCATCTCCGAAAGCATGGCCGCCGCACACTTGAGCACCGGCCAGGCGAGCAGCGCGCCGGTGCCTTCACCGAGGCGCATGTCGAAGGCCAGCAATGGGCGCGCCTCCAAGGCCAGCAGCACCGCACCGTGGCCGTGCTCGGCGGAGCGGTGGGCGAAGACGAGGTAGTCCCGCAACGCGGGCGTCAACCGCACCGCGGCCAGCGCGACCGCGCCGGCGATAAAACCGTCCACCAACACCACCGCCCCGGCACGGGCCGCCCCCAGCATGGCTCCGGCCATCATGGCCATCTCGAAGCCGCCGTATTCGCGCAAGGCGTCCTGGCCGTCGAGCCGCGCGGCGGTGCGCCGGGCCGCGCGTTCCAGGACCTCACGCTTTCGCTCCAGGCCGGCGTCGTCGAGGCCGGCTCCACGCCCCACGAGCGAGTCCAAACCCGCGCCCGTAAGCTTGTGGGCCACCAGCGTAGCCGAGGAGGTGTTGCCGATTCCCATCTCCCCGAAGGCCGCGGCGTCCGCCGCCACCGCGGCGCCGAGCTCCTCGCCCGCGCTCAGCGCTTCTTCGCATTGCTCCGGGGACATGGCCGGCTCCACCGCGCAGTTGCGCGTGCCCGCGGCGATGCGCCGGGACACGAGCCCCGGCGCCTCCATCGGGTCGCCGGCGACCCCGGCGTCCACGACCTGCAGGTCCACGCCGTTGGCGCGTGCGAACACGTTGGCGGCCGCGCCGCCGGCAAGGAAATTCGCCACCATCTGACGGGTCACGGCCTGCGGGTAGAGAGACACACCCTCCGCGGCGACTCCGTGGTCGCCGGCGAAGATGGTAAGGCGGCAGTGGCGCAGCCTCGGAGTCAGGGTGTTCTGAACGCGCGCGACCTGCGCGCCGACGGTCTCCAGGACTCCCAGGGCGCCCGGGGGCTTGGTCTTGCCGTCGATGGCGCGCTGGATCGCGTCGTCGAGCGCGTGGGAGACGGGCGGGACATGGAACACGAGTCACCTTCCGGTAGGCGCGAGAACGGCGTGAGTCTCGTCATCCAAGCCGCTCTCCCGCCAGCTTCGCGCCCTCCACCCGCGCGCGAATCTTGGCGAAAGCGGTATCGCGCGCGGTGGAGACGTCATCGCCAAAGGGAGAAAAGCCGCAGTCGTCGGTGGCGCCGAGCGCGTCCGTCCCCAGGTGCTTCGCCGCCTCCAGGATGCGCTCGCAGACCTCTTCCGCGCTCTCGACGCCCGGATCGATGGGATCGGTGACGCCGACGAACACCATCTGGCCGGCGCGGCGTTCGCGGGCGATGATGTCGAGAACGCGCGGGCGGTCGGCTTCGCTGGCCATCTGCACGAAGAAACGTCCGGCGTTGATGGCGAACAGGTCCGGCAGCAACTCGGCGTAGTCCACGTCCGCGGAATGCGTGGAGTCCTGGTCGCCGCCCGGACACGTATGCACGCCGATGCGGCCACGGTCAGCCTCGGAGAAGCGTTCCAGCACCGTGTTGTTGAGCGCCACGAAGTTCTTCAGCAACCCGCGCGACGGGTCCAGCTTGCAGCACAGCCGTCCCTCGGTGAAGTCGATCTGGACGCTGTCCGCGCCAGCCTCGAACGCCGACCGGATGTCCTTCTCGCACTCGTTCACGAGGTCGGCGATGAAGGCGTCGCGCGAGTAGCCGTCGATGCCGTCCTGGGGGTAGATCAGGCTGATGGCGGAGGGCGCGATGACCGCCTGCTTGACCGGCCGGCTGGCATGCCGCTTCGCCGCGGTCACGTAGGCTCCGGAATAGGTCGTGTAGCGAAACGGACCCGCCGTGAGGCGCGGGAGCTGCCGCGTGTGTCCGTCCTCGAACGGGATCACGACCCCGTCGGGTGCGAGCGCTCCGAGCCCCGCCAGCGGATAGGTGGCGAAGCTCGGCTTCGACTGCTCGCCGTCGGTGATGACCGGCGACCCCGTGGCCTCCATGGCCGCCACCGTCTCCGCCACCGCCTGGTCCATCGCCTGGGCCAGCCCCGCGTCGTCGAGCCGGCCGGCGCCGTGCGCGCCCATGGCGTCGATGAGATAGCCCGGCCGGGGAATGCTGCCGATGGGTTCCGTGGGAATGATCATGTTCCTGTAGCCCTCCCGGGGAAAATAGTGCGGCGAGTCTAGCCCATGTTCGATGACACGACAAACCACACCGTTGGATCGGCCGTGCGCTGCACGTGCTCCGGGCCGTCCCAGCATTTCCGGCTCATTCCGGCCGGTTCCGCCGGTTCCGGACATTGAGACGCCGCCACGTTTCCAATACAAAGGCCGGACAGGCATGGTTCCTCATGATGCGAACGGGGCAAACGCTTGCCGCCGAACCGTAAGGCCGAACCACTCATGTACGCGGATTTCAAGCAACAGCTACAGATGACGATATTGCCTGGCGCGTTGGTCGCATGCCTCTTTCTCGCCGCCTGCCAACCCCCACCCCCGGCCAAGTCGTCCGGCCGGCGCATCGTGAGCCTGGACTACTGCGCGGACCAGTTCGTGCTTGGACTCGCCGACCGCGCGGACATCCTGGCGGTCTCGCCCGACGCCGGGGCGGCCTTCTCATACATGCGCGCCGCCGCCGATGGGTTGCCCAGGGTTCGTCCACGGGCTGAAGACGTGCTGGCACTCAAGCCGGGCCTCGTGGTGCGCTCGTACGGCGGCGGCCCCAACGCGCGGACATTCTTCGAGCGGGCCGGCGTGCCGGTGTTGCAGATCCCGTTCGCGGACGACATCGCCGGCGCGCGGGCGGTGATCCGCCACGCCGCCCGGGGGCTCGGGTTGCCGGAACGAGGCGAAGCCTTGATCGCCGGGATGGACGCGCGGCTGCGCGCGGCGCGCATGCCCGGCCCGGAAGCGCACGCGTTGTACATGACGCCCGCCGGCTATTCGGCAGGCCCCGGCACTCTCGTGCACGACGTTCTGACCGCCGCGGGTCTCGATAACTTCCAATCACGGTCGGGCTGGCAGCCGATTCCACTGGAAGCCTTGGCCTACGACACCCCGGCACTCGTGGCCCGGGCCGACTTCGGCGAGGGCACCAACCACGACGACGCCTGGACCTCGTTCCGTCATCCCGTGGTCCGGCGCACCCTACGCGCCGTTCCCCTCGCTGCCCTGGACGGCGCCACCACATCGTGCGGCGGCTGGTTCGTGGCCGACGCCGTCGCGGCATTGGCGACCCTCCGCCGCGGGGCGTCGACGCGGGCCGAGCCGTGACGGACCGGGGCGTGCTCCTGGTGCTGGCGGCAGCGGTCCTCACGGCTCTGGCCGCGGCGTGCCTGGTGGGTTCCACATCACTGGGAGTGGACCGCATTCTTGCCGCCCTGGCGGGAGGAGGATCGGTCGGGGACCGCGTCGTGGTGTGGGAGATCCGGCTGCCGCGAGCGGTGGCGGCGCTGGTGGTGGGCGCCGCGCTGGGTGCGTCGGGCGCGGCGCTGCAAGGGCTTCTGCGCAATCCCTTGGCCGAGCCGGGCGTCCTGGGCGTCTCCGCCGCCGCCGCCCTCGGCGCCACTTCGGTGATCTACTACGGGATCGCCAGCGCCGGCGCGCTCGCGTTGCCCATGGCCGCCGTCGCGGGCGCGTTGGCCGCCACCGCCGTTCTGACGGCGGCGGCCCGGAGAGTGGGTTCGGTGGTGACGCTCATCCTCGTGGGGGTCGGGCTGTCGAGCTTTGCCGGTTCGCTGACGGCGCTGCTGATGAATCTGGCGCCGCACCCGTTCTCCCTGTCGGACATGCTGAACTGGATGCTCGGGACGGTCGCCAACCGGAGCTTCGACGACCTGCTGCCCGCGGCCCCGTTCCTGGTGGCGGGCCTGGCGATCCTCTTCGCCGGGCGGCGCGGACTCTCCGCCTTGACCCTGGGCGAGGAGGGCGCGGCGGGCGTGGGTGTCGACCTTCCTCGCACCCGCCGGCTGGTGGTGCTGGGCGCGGGTCTCGCCACCGGTGCGGCGGTGGCCATCGCCGGCGCCATCGGCTTCGTCGGCATCGTGGCGCCGCACCTCGTGCGGCCCCTGGTGAACCACGACCCGGCCCGTACCCTGGCGCCGTCGGCCTTGCTGGCGGGCCTGATCCTGGTATTGGCCGACATCGGCGTTCGGGTGGCGCCGACGGACGCCGAGTTGAAGCTCGGGGTGGTGGCGGCGCTCCTGGGCGCACCGGTGTTCATCTGGATCGCCGCGAGAAGGCGGGTGACCCGTGGCTGAGCTGTGCGCGCGCGACATCGAAGTGACCCTGGGACAGCATGACGTCTTGCGCGGCGCGTCGCTGCGGGTGATGCCGGGGGAGCTCGTGGTGCTGCTTGGTCCCAACGGGGCCGGCAAGACCATGCTGCTGAGAGCCGTGCTCGGCCTCGTGAACCGCCGCCGGGGCAGCGTCCGGCTGGACGGCGACGACCCGGCCCTTCTCGCCCCCGCCGAGCGCGCCCGCCGCCTCTCCTATCTGCCGCAGTCCCGGTCGCTGGCCTGGCCCCTGCGGGTGCGCGACATGGTGGCCCTGGGGCGCTTCGCCCATGGCGCCTCGCCCGGACGGCTGGGGAACGAAGACGCCGGCGCCGTGGAACGCGCGCTGGCCGCCTGTGACCTCCAACGGCTCGCCGACCGGCCGTGCGATACCCTTTCGGGCGGGGAGCTGTGCCGCGCCCACATGGCCCGTGCCATGGCGGGGGAAGCGCCCATTCTCCTCGCCGACGAGCCCACCGAGGCCCTGGACCCGCTCCACCAGTACCAGGTCCTGAGCCTGATCCGCGCCTACACGGACGCCGGCAACGGCGCCCTGGTGGTGTTGCACGAGGCCGCCCTGGCCGCGCGCTTCGCCGACCGGCTGGCGTGGATGCGCGACGGTCGCATCGTCGCGGACGGCCCACCGGCACAGACCCTCACGGCCGAGCGCATGGCCGAGGTCTACGAGGTGCGCGCCACGGTCCGGCGCATCGCGGACGACTGGCTGGTGGCGGTGAGCGGGCCGGCATGACGGCCGCGGACGGTGCCCACGCCCAACGGACAACCACCCGCCCGCCCCTTCGGGTCCGCGGTCTTCCGGCAACGCGCCTTGACAGCCCGGCGGGCTTGATGCACGTACTTGTGCAACAACACCTGACGAGAAGGGAGCCTGGATGAGCACTCTGATTACCGGCATCGGCTTGGTGGGCACCGCCTTCGCGCAGCGCGCGCTGCAGCGGGGCGAGAAAATAGTCTTTTACGACATGGCGCCGAGGATGGACTTTCTCGAACGCAAGCTGGGCAAGGTCGACGTAACCGTATTGAAGCGCGACATCCGGGACCTGCCCGGGCTGATCGACGCCATGCAGACCCACAACGTGGACACGGTGCTGCACACCGCCGGCCTCATCGGCGGCGCGGTGGCCAATCCGGTCTACAGCGGTCTCCAGATCAACGTCATGGGCACGGTCAACGTGGCCGAGGCCGTGCGCCTCACCGGCGTCAAGCGGCTGATCCAGATCAGCACCATGGGCGTGTACAACCGCCGCATGGAGGGCGACGAGGCCATCGGCGAAGGGTTCAACCGGGGCGACGGCAACGCCTACGGCAACTCCAAGGTGGCCAAGGAGCTCATGGTGGAGGCCTATCAGCAACTCTACGGCTTCGAGCTCATCGTGCTGCGGCTGGCCAACGTGTTCGGTTTCGGCCA is from Deltaproteobacteria bacterium and encodes:
- a CDS encoding ABC transporter ATP-binding protein, producing the protein MAELCARDIEVTLGQHDVLRGASLRVMPGELVVLLGPNGAGKTMLLRAVLGLVNRRRGSVRLDGDDPALLAPAERARRLSYLPQSRSLAWPLRVRDMVALGRFAHGASPGRLGNEDAGAVERALAACDLQRLADRPCDTLSGGELCRAHMARAMAGEAPILLADEPTEALDPLHQYQVLSLIRAYTDAGNGALVVLHEAALAARFADRLAWMRDGRIVADGPPAQTLTAERMAEVYEVRATVRRIADDWLVAVSGPA
- a CDS encoding cobalamin-independent methionine synthase II family protein, producing the protein MIIPTEPIGSIPRPGYLIDAMGAHGAGRLDDAGLAQAMDQAVAETVAAMEATGSPVITDGEQSKPSFATYPLAGLGALAPDGVVIPFEDGHTRQLPRLTAGPFRYTTYSGAYVTAAKRHASRPVKQAVIAPSAISLIYPQDGIDGYSRDAFIADLVNECEKDIRSAFEAGADSVQIDFTEGRLCCKLDPSRGLLKNFVALNNTVLERFSEADRGRIGVHTCPGGDQDSTHSADVDYAELLPDLFAINAGRFFVQMASEADRPRVLDIIARERRAGQMVFVGVTDPIDPGVESAEEVCERILEAAKHLGTDALGATDDCGFSPFGDDVSTARDTAFAKIRARVEGAKLAGERLG
- a CDS encoding alpha-ribazole phosphatase family protein, whose protein sequence is MRLILIRHTRPAVGDNLCYGVTDVDVAPTFEQEAARVVASLPAVERLVTSPLRRCTRLAERIGAARGLVPAVDERLREMDFGRWEGLSWEAVERVELDAWAADFFHARPHGGESVRMVVERVGAALADIGRSGVAHALVTHGGIIKVARAFVGDADAWTERVDFGAMVEMETLVDLDMVRFNSGDRGSWN
- a CDS encoding ABC transporter substrate-binding protein, whose translation is MTILPGALVACLFLAACQPPPPAKSSGRRIVSLDYCADQFVLGLADRADILAVSPDAGAAFSYMRAAADGLPRVRPRAEDVLALKPGLVVRSYGGGPNARTFFERAGVPVLQIPFADDIAGARAVIRHAARGLGLPERGEALIAGMDARLRAARMPGPEAHALYMTPAGYSAGPGTLVHDVLTAAGLDNFQSRSGWQPIPLEALAYDTPALVARADFGEGTNHDDAWTSFRHPVVRRTLRAVPLAALDGATTSCGGWFVADAVAALATLRRGASTRAEP
- a CDS encoding iron ABC transporter permease, with protein sequence MTDRGVLLVLAAAVLTALAAACLVGSTSLGVDRILAALAGGGSVGDRVVVWEIRLPRAVAALVVGAALGASGAALQGLLRNPLAEPGVLGVSAAAALGATSVIYYGIASAGALALPMAAVAGALAATAVLTAAARRVGSVVTLILVGVGLSSFAGSLTALLMNLAPHPFSLSDMLNWMLGTVANRSFDDLLPAAPFLVAGLAILFAGRRGLSALTLGEEGAAGVGVDLPRTRRLVVLGAGLATGAAVAIAGAIGFVGIVAPHLVRPLVNHDPARTLAPSALLAGLILVLADIGVRVAPTDAELKLGVVAALLGAPVFIWIAARRRVTRG
- the cobS gene encoding adenosylcobinamide-GDP ribazoletransferase, translating into MREQWAVFLMAVQFLTRVPVSSADLFTEARLAAAVRYYPLVGVLVGAVAGAVFWLAHLVFPITLAVVLATVASLWVTGAFHEDGFADACDGLGGGATREQALEIMRDSRLGTYGASGLGLLLAIKILALAAAPAVVIPWLLVAAHAASGASAVIAIATGRYAREAGAAKPVADGVASVGLALALATGAAAVAPSWHLASPVAMLAALAGLVLGHLVMRGLYERKLGGYTGDCLGAVQQTSEVGYYLGAVAVL
- a CDS encoding NAD(P)-dependent oxidoreductase; protein product: MSTLITGIGLVGTAFAQRALQRGEKIVFYDMAPRMDFLERKLGKVDVTVLKRDIRDLPGLIDAMQTHNVDTVLHTAGLIGGAVANPVYSGLQINVMGTVNVAEAVRLTGVKRLIQISTMGVYNRRMEGDEAIGEGFNRGDGNAYGNSKVAKELMVEAYQQLYGFELIVLRLANVFGFGHFAGGSAGGEMLQNLVESGLTGRVAHIPQESTRDFEYVYFKDVGRALELAATIPAPAETTFNIGTGVVVTFDDLVSLVQGLLPKLDVEIIPGKPPRSSKQPMVVTRAKEVLGWEPEYTVEEGFKAYIDDMKAAGVG
- the cobT gene encoding nicotinate-nucleotide--dimethylbenzimidazole phosphoribosyltransferase, translating into MFHVPPVSHALDDAIQRAIDGKTKPPGALGVLETVGAQVARVQNTLTPRLRHCRLTIFAGDHGVAAEGVSLYPQAVTRQMVANFLAGGAAANVFARANGVDLQVVDAGVAGDPMEAPGLVSRRIAAGTRNCAVEPAMSPEQCEEALSAGEELGAAVAADAAAFGEMGIGNTSSATLVAHKLTGAGLDSLVGRGAGLDDAGLERKREVLERAARRTAARLDGQDALREYGGFEMAMMAGAMLGAARAGAVVLVDGFIAGAVALAAVRLTPALRDYLVFAHRSAEHGHGAVLLALEARPLLAFDMRLGEGTGALLAWPVLKCAAAMLSEMASFESAGVSGPV